A stretch of the Diprion similis isolate iyDipSimi1 chromosome 14, iyDipSimi1.1, whole genome shotgun sequence genome encodes the following:
- the LOC124414821 gene encoding hemolymph lipopolysaccharide-binding protein-like encodes MSAMAVRIFAVQTLLCLVSYTLAQQSFLQPIVILIGRTAAGKTGNADPTCLVRNPPVVRRTDYTYFPGIGGYKYHDQLLPWGKALIACEEEGGHLAVINSVAERDAVVKAIKAKGSLPECVLLGFHDLYQDSYFVTIHGQSLAKAGFSEWASGEPNNRGGVENCGTLHLASEKFNDHPCNFPRPFVCEQPIH; translated from the exons ATGTCAGCCATGGCGGTCAGGATCTTCGCGGTTCAAACGCTGCTCTGCCTCGTATCTTATACTCTGGCGCAACAATCATTCTTACAGCCCATCGTCATCCTGATCGGTCGTACAGCAGCTG GAAAAACTGGAAACGCAGATCCAACCTGCCTCGTTCGAAATCCACCAGTCGTCAGAAGGACCGACTACAC GTACTTTCCGGGAATCGGTGGCTACAAGTACCACGATCAATTACTTCCATGGGGCAAGGCTCTAATTGCCTGCGAAGAAGAAGGTGGGCACTTGGCTGTCATCAATTCCGTGGCTGAGAGGGATGCAGTGGTGAAAGCGATCAAGGCAAAAGGCTCGCTTCCGGAGTGCGTCCTCCTCGGCTTCCACGACTTATACCAGGATAGTTACTTCGTCACCATCCATGGGCAAAGTCTGGCCAAGGCTGGATTCAGCGAGTGGGCGAGTGGAGAACCTAATAATCGTGGGGGTGTTGAAAATTGTGGAACATTGCACTTGGCGAGTGAGAAGTTCAATGATCACCCATGCAATTTCCCACGTCCTTTCGTTTGCGAGCAACCAATCCATTGA
- the LOC124414824 gene encoding hemolymph lipopolysaccharide-binding protein-like codes for MAVRFFAVQTLLCLVSYTLAQQSFFQPIVILLGSAAAGKTGNADPTCLVRNPPVVRRTDYTYFPGIGGYKLHSEEVGWNEARITCEKEGGHLAIINSVAERDAILKVIKAKTPTPLYVMLGFHDLYQQGQFVTIHGQTLAQAGFNEWAKGEPNGSGRYGALHSSGGLDDYGKPPLCPYMCELPIY; via the exons ATGGCGGTCAGGTTCTTCGCGGTTCAAACGTTGCTCTGCCTCGTATCTTATACTCTGGCGCAACAATCATTCTTCCAGCCCATCGTCATCCTGCTCGGTTCTGCAGCAGCCG GAAAAACTGGAAACGCAGATCCAACCTGCCTCGTTCGAAATCCACCAGTCGTCAGAAGGACCGACTACAC GTACTTTCCGGGCATCGGCGGCTACAAGCTGCACTCGGAAGAAGTTGGATGGAACGAAGCTCGAATCACCTGCGAAAAAGAAGGTGGGCATCTGGCCATCATCAATTCTGTGGCTGAGAGGGACGCAATACTGAAAGTGATAAAGGCAAAAACCCCGACTCCGCTTTATGTTATGCTCGGCTTCCACGACCTTTACCAGCAGGGTCAGTTCGTCACCATCCATGGGCAAACTCTGGCCCAGGCTGGGTTCAACGAGTGGGCAAAAGGAGAACCCAATGGCTCCGGCAGATATGGAGCTTTACACTCGAGTGGCGGGCTCGATGATTACGGAAAGCCACCACTATGCCCTTATATGTGCGAGCTACCGATCTATTGA